CGTGACAGGCGAACAGAAAGCCCACCACTACGCGGAAAACGGACTGCACGGCGGGCGCGGTCCGGCTGATCGACAAAGACTTCATGACGGCCTCTTTCCAGGGGCTGGTAATTCCATCAGCTGTCGCCGGTCGCCTCGTCGCGCTCCGGCGGCTCGCTCGGGTCGAGCGCCCAGAATTAGATCCGTCGAATGGAGAATCCGATTGCCCGGAACGTAAACCCCAGGTGTCGATGCCGTGACGGTTCCCCGCTTTCCGGCGATAGGGTGAAAATAAAAAACTGCCGCCTTCCCGGGTTCCGGGAAAGCGGCAGGAAATTGATCAATCAGCGGCCGAGCCGCTCCAGCAACAGGTCCGCCCATTCCGGGTCGTACTGTTCCAGCAACGGGAAACCCTTGCCGGGCGGCGCGGTCCATCGGTAGTCGGCGCCTGGGTTGTGCCGGTCGTATCCGTTCGCGGCGAACAAGTGCGGGCTGCCCTGCACGCGCGGACCGCGGGCACTCTCCCAGTCCCGGTAAACCTGCGCCCGTCCGTCGCCGCGCGCGAGCGCTGCCGCGAGCGCGAACTCGTCCACCCGGTCGCACGCCGCGGCGATTTCGAGAATCACCGGATGCAGGCTGATGCACCGGCCCTCGACGTAGAACGCCTGCCGCAGCGCGGCGTCGAGTTGAGTGGACGCGGCCAGCCCGCCCACTTCCGGGCTCTTCGCGGCCTGGACGGCCTCCATGGCCGGCAATGTCGTGACTGGGTACCGGTACTCGGGTCCCGTCCACAACCGCCAGTCCAGCTCGGGTCGGCGCGCGGCGATCGCCACGATCTCGGCGTCCAGGATCAGTTTCGGCGTCGGCTGGCGGTTGAACAGCTCCAACGGAAACGCCCGGTGGTCGACCAGCAGCTCCCGTCCCCGCGCCCGTGCTGCGCTGTCCAGGGTGGCTAGGGCCAGCGTGGCCCATGGGCAGCCGATGTCGGACCAGACGGTGACCACGCCCGGATCGGCGTGCACCAGCCCGTCCGCGGCCATGGCCAACCTCCGTCAGTAAGGTGAGCTGCTAACGAGTGGTTAGTAAAGGGGTGGGGACTCACGTTTGTCAAGCCGCTCACCAAGCGTTAGCGTTGTGAAGTGGACCGCAACACCGAAGCCTTCTGCCCACTGTTCCACCATGCGGTGGAGCTGATCGGGCGCCGCTGGAGCGGCGCGGTGCTGCGCGCCATGCTGCACGGCAAGACCCGGTTCCGCGACATCCGCGAGGCCATCCCGGGGCTGAGCGACAAGATGCTGGCCGAGCGCCTGCACGAATTCCAGGCCGAAGGCATCGTCGAACGCCGCGTGCACGACGAAACGCCGGTGCGCATCGACTACGTGCTGACCGCCAAGGGGCACGAGCTGCAGACGGCGGTCGACGCCTTGTCCGACTGGGCGGAGACCTGGGTCGCCGAGCCCGTGCCGCCTGCCGGCTGAGACCGGCCGGGGCGAACGGCGAGAGAGCGCTCGGCGTCGGTCGCTGAGCTGGCTTTTGCGGCGCTCGGTCGCTTCTGACTGTACCTCGGCGACGCTCGACCTCGTGCTGAGAGCGTTTCGGGCCAGGCGGCACACAGCATGGTGCGCGTGACCCCGCTCGCCGGGTTTCAGGTCGAGCAGACGTTCGTGCCGTGCCAGGTGCCCAGCGGAGGCTCCGCAAGTGTCCACATCGGACTGACCGGCGACAGTACGGTGCCGGCTGAGGCGCGGTAGCTGAGGTCGGCCGCGTCACTGGCCGCCGTGCCGTTGCCGTGCTGGCACCCGGATCGCGGCTGGAGCTGGTGACCTTGGCGGGACCAAACCGGCGGCCCGTCGCCTGAGAACTCGGGCGACGGGCCGCGAGCTTGCCCGGTTTGTCTGCTGCGGGCCGGGCGGTTACGGATTCAGGGTCCAGTGCTGGAGTCCGCCCGCGGGCCGCTGGGTGACCGGTGCGCCTTCGGCGACGGAGTCGGCAGTCAGCAGTAGTCCGCTCTTGACCGAGGCGAACGCGTAGCCGCTGGCTTGTCTCTCCACGGTCCAGCGTTGGTTGGCGGCTCCGGTGCAGGGCCACTGGATGACCGGGGCACCCGAGGCGGTGGAGCCGCCCGCCACGTCCGCGCACAGGCCGGACTCGCGGTTGCGCAGCTCGTAGGAGCCGTCGGGCTGCCGAGTGAAGGACCAGCGCTGGTTGGCGCCGCCGTTGGCGGTCCAGGCGACCAGCTGGGTAGCTGCCGCGGTGCTGTGGCCGGGGACGTCGAGCGCTTTGCCGCCGATCTTCAGCACGCGGGCCTCACCGAGATCGGCGTCGCCGGCCTCAGTGATCGAGAGGGTCTGCTCGGACGCGGTGCGAGCACCGCCGACCGGGCTTCCGGTGCGGTCGGTCCAATACCGGGCGGGAGTGGTCTCGCTGAGCCGGCCGGGCGTGCCGGAGAGGCCCAGCACTAGTCCGCTGTAACGGTTGACCAGTCGGTACGTGCCGTTCGAGGAGTGGATGACGAA
This sequence is a window from Amycolatopsis benzoatilytica AK 16/65. Protein-coding genes within it:
- a CDS encoding DsbA family oxidoreductase; its protein translation is MAADGLVHADPGVVTVWSDIGCPWATLALATLDSAARARGRELLVDHRAFPLELFNRQPTPKLILDAEIVAIAARRPELDWRLWTGPEYRYPVTTLPAMEAVQAAKSPEVGGLAASTQLDAALRQAFYVEGRCISLHPVILEIAAACDRVDEFALAAALARGDGRAQVYRDWESARGPRVQGSPHLFAANGYDRHNPGADYRWTAPPGKGFPLLEQYDPEWADLLLERLGR
- a CDS encoding winged helix-turn-helix transcriptional regulator, which produces MDRNTEAFCPLFHHAVELIGRRWSGAVLRAMLHGKTRFRDIREAIPGLSDKMLAERLHEFQAEGIVERRVHDETPVRIDYVLTAKGHELQTAVDALSDWAETWVAEPVPPAG